A single Nitrosospira multiformis ATCC 25196 DNA region contains:
- a CDS encoding TIGR03088 family PEP-CTERM/XrtA system glycosyltransferase has translation MQPTVSDRLRLSPAEHVKQPPLIAHVIYHLGVGGLENGVVNLINHIPPDRYRHAIVCLKGYSDFRSRIVSEDVEVIALNKRDGHDFKLYIDLFRALRRLKPDIVHTRNLAAMEGQVIAALAGARARVHGEHGRDMFDLHGKNRKYNLLRKAIRPFINHFITVSRDLESWLVDTVRAAPHRINQIYNGVDSRRFYPRKSTSLKNNRVQGAIPGFFREDAFVIGSVGRMADVKNYLGLIEAFLLLLKEMPAAHERLRLLIVGAGSTRQRCIEKVREAGIEGLVWFPGERDDIPELMRSMDLFVLPSLGEGISNTILEAMSTGLPVVATRVGGNAELVEEGMTGMLVPPGSATALAGAIQEYYRNPELLIEHGRAARKQVEARFSMEAMMSGYLEVYDRVLRRV, from the coding sequence ATGCAGCCAACCGTTAGTGACAGGCTGCGGTTGAGTCCCGCGGAACACGTCAAGCAGCCGCCTCTCATTGCTCATGTGATTTATCATCTGGGGGTGGGGGGACTGGAAAATGGCGTAGTCAATCTCATCAATCATATTCCACCCGATCGCTACCGGCATGCCATAGTTTGCCTGAAGGGGTATTCGGACTTCAGGAGCAGGATTGTCAGCGAAGACGTGGAGGTTATCGCGTTGAACAAGCGCGATGGACATGATTTCAAGCTATATATCGATCTTTTCAGAGCGCTCAGGCGCTTGAAGCCCGACATCGTGCATACCCGTAATCTGGCTGCCATGGAAGGTCAGGTGATTGCAGCTCTTGCGGGGGCGCGGGCAAGAGTCCATGGCGAGCATGGGCGGGATATGTTCGACCTGCATGGTAAAAACCGTAAATATAATTTATTGAGAAAAGCGATTCGTCCGTTTATAAACCATTTCATCACCGTCAGCAGGGATCTCGAAAGCTGGCTTGTCGATACGGTACGGGCAGCGCCGCATCGCATCAATCAAATCTACAATGGCGTAGACAGCCGACGCTTTTATCCGCGTAAAAGCACATCCTTGAAGAACAATAGGGTTCAGGGAGCGATTCCGGGATTTTTCAGGGAAGATGCCTTTGTCATTGGCAGTGTCGGCCGCATGGCAGATGTGAAGAATTACCTCGGCCTGATAGAAGCATTTTTACTTTTGCTGAAGGAAATGCCTGCGGCTCACGAAAGACTTCGGTTATTGATTGTCGGGGCGGGGAGTACCCGGCAGCGCTGCATTGAAAAGGTGCGTGAAGCGGGAATCGAAGGACTTGTCTGGTTTCCCGGTGAACGGGACGACATTCCTGAACTCATGCGCAGCATGGATCTGTTTGTGCTTCCTTCGCTTGGAGAGGGCATTTCCAACACCATTCTCGAGGCTATGTCTACCGGCTTGCCCGTCGTCGCCACCCGGGTGGGAGGAAATGCGGAACTGGTTGAGGAAGGCATGACAGGAATGCTGGTTCCGCCGGGATCGGCAACTGCGCTGGCAGGAGCCATACAGGAGTATTACAGAAATCCGGAGCTGTTGATAGAACACGGCCGCGCTGCCCGAAAGCAGGTCGAGGCAAGGTTCAGTATGGAAGCCATGATGTCCGGATATCTTGAAGTCTATGACCGAGTGTTACGTAGGGTATAA
- the xrtA gene encoding exosortase A → MNAGVRQGIAPDPSLALEHEGLKAGALLALGVIAGILLAYHETTWSMISTWARSDTFAHGFLIFPFSGYLIWGERKHLATLFARPNPKVLFVLAILGFSWLLGTLASVQVFAQFMVIAMISAAVWAILGNQIAWALAFPLAYLLLAVPFGDAFIPPLINFTADFTVTALQLTGIPVYREGNFFTIPSGNWSVVEACSGLRYLIASFTLGTLYAYLTYRSLSRRLIFIALSLIVPILANGIRAYLIVMTGHLSDMQLAVGIDHLIYGWVFFGFVMLVLFWIGSFWREDENRFEAGFTAQSSTGNNRAPGGDSTLIRTIFTAVAALSIAVIWPIYAEWLERKISYGTEEVEIHILDTSGKWQGSPEPLSDWKPIYTGSTAQFLRNYRNNGQSVDLYISYYRDQKQGAELINSENVLVAGKGSKWHEAGEDMRRILLGSQEEIVKQNRLHSSSASLLVWRWYWIGGEETANPYWAKFLLARNKLLGRGDDAAELIVATRYEDSLDEAASVLQDFIMDRAPAITGALRNAANR, encoded by the coding sequence ATGAATGCAGGAGTCCGCCAGGGCATCGCCCCGGACCCCTCACTGGCACTGGAGCATGAGGGGTTGAAAGCAGGCGCTCTGCTTGCGCTCGGGGTCATTGCGGGAATTCTCCTTGCTTATCATGAGACAACCTGGTCCATGATTTCCACCTGGGCCAGATCGGATACGTTTGCTCATGGCTTTCTGATCTTTCCGTTCAGCGGCTATCTGATCTGGGGAGAGCGCAAGCATCTCGCCACTCTTTTTGCGCGTCCCAATCCCAAAGTTCTGTTCGTGCTTGCGATTCTCGGTTTCAGCTGGCTTCTGGGAACCTTGGCAAGTGTGCAGGTATTTGCGCAATTCATGGTGATAGCGATGATTTCCGCCGCCGTCTGGGCAATCCTGGGAAATCAGATAGCATGGGCACTGGCCTTTCCATTAGCCTACCTCCTGCTCGCCGTACCTTTTGGCGATGCATTCATACCGCCGCTGATAAACTTTACCGCGGACTTTACCGTGACAGCACTTCAGCTGACCGGAATTCCTGTCTATCGCGAAGGCAATTTTTTTACCATTCCCAGCGGCAATTGGTCGGTGGTTGAAGCCTGCAGCGGGCTGCGCTACCTGATTGCATCCTTTACGCTCGGAACCCTTTATGCATACCTGACCTATCGGAGCCTCAGCCGTCGGCTGATATTTATTGCCCTGTCTCTGATCGTGCCGATCCTTGCCAACGGTATCCGCGCCTATCTGATTGTAATGACCGGCCACCTGAGCGATATGCAGCTCGCGGTGGGCATCGACCACCTGATTTACGGATGGGTATTCTTTGGCTTTGTAATGCTGGTGCTATTCTGGATCGGATCCTTCTGGCGCGAAGATGAGAACAGGTTTGAGGCCGGCTTTACAGCGCAGAGCTCGACAGGAAATAACCGCGCTCCTGGAGGTGATTCCACCTTGATAAGGACAATTTTCACTGCTGTCGCGGCTTTAAGCATAGCCGTCATCTGGCCGATATACGCGGAGTGGCTGGAAAGGAAGATTTCCTACGGTACGGAAGAAGTGGAAATCCATATCTTAGATACATCCGGCAAGTGGCAAGGTAGCCCGGAACCCCTTTCCGATTGGAAACCCATATACACGGGTTCGACTGCTCAGTTTCTGAGAAATTACCGGAATAACGGACAGTCGGTAGATCTTTACATCAGTTATTACCGCGACCAGAAGCAGGGTGCTGAATTGATCAATTCCGAAAATGTGCTTGTAGCGGGAAAGGGATCAAAATGGCATGAGGCTGGCGAAGATATGCGCAGAATCCTCCTGGGTTCGCAGGAAGAAATCGTCAAACAGAACCGGTTGCACTCCTCTTCGGCATCGCTGCTTGTGTGGCGATGGTATTGGATAGGAGGTGAGGAGACCGCAAATCCGTATTGGGCAAAGTTCCTGCTGGCCAGGAATAAGCTCCTGGGAAGAGGCGACGATGCGGCTGAGCTCATTGTGGCAACACGATACGAGGACAGCCTCGATGAAGCAGCTTCAGTGCTTCAGGATTTTATTATGGATAGGGCGCCTGCAATAACGGGCGCACTTCGAAATGCAGCCAACCGTTAG
- a CDS encoding TIGR03087 family PEP-CTERM/XrtA system glycosyltransferase — protein MRELLYLVHRIPYPPNKGDKIRSYHLLEHLAQHHRVHLGTFIDDEGDWKYIEKVRSLCGETCFINLHPGMARGRSLSGLLCGKPLTLPYYWNPRLQAWVNHVLGTRPVENILIFSSGMAQYVSRVQHIRRIIDFVDIDSDKWMQYSTSAGWPMNWIYRRESRLLLGYEKEIARAFDSATFVSETEADLFHRLLPEAAAKVTHFNNGVDANYFSPQNSYPNPYPEGKRILVFTGAMDYRANVDAVAWFARAVFPAIRAKLPEVEFYIVGARPSDTVAALSAFPGIRVTGFVSDIRPYLAHASLVVAPLRIARGIQNKVLEAMAMEKIVIASPSAAEGIRARREEELVVALDEQDFAHRVISFLQNGEHPGICRAARVRVLEDYSWKNGLGRIDRLLSQPQAV, from the coding sequence ATGCGCGAATTGCTTTATCTGGTCCATCGAATTCCTTATCCCCCGAATAAGGGGGACAAGATCCGGTCCTATCATCTGCTGGAACATCTGGCACAACACCACCGCGTCCATCTTGGCACCTTTATCGACGACGAGGGGGACTGGAAATATATCGAGAAGGTAAGAAGCCTCTGCGGGGAAACCTGTTTCATCAACCTCCATCCAGGGATGGCCAGGGGGCGCAGCCTTTCGGGATTGCTTTGCGGGAAGCCCCTTACCCTTCCCTACTACTGGAACCCGCGCCTGCAAGCATGGGTAAATCATGTACTTGGCACAAGACCTGTTGAGAATATCCTGATCTTTTCCTCAGGAATGGCGCAATATGTAAGTCGGGTGCAGCATATCCGCCGGATTATCGATTTTGTCGACATTGATTCGGACAAGTGGATGCAATATTCGACATCAGCAGGCTGGCCGATGAACTGGATATACCGAAGAGAATCGAGATTGCTGCTGGGCTATGAAAAGGAGATCGCGCGCGCATTCGACAGCGCCACTTTCGTCTCCGAGACAGAAGCCGACCTGTTTCACAGATTGCTACCCGAAGCTGCTGCAAAAGTGACTCACTTCAATAACGGCGTCGATGCCAATTATTTTTCACCGCAAAATAGCTATCCCAATCCGTATCCGGAGGGGAAGCGCATTCTTGTGTTCACTGGCGCGATGGATTATCGGGCCAATGTTGACGCAGTTGCCTGGTTTGCAAGGGCTGTTTTTCCGGCGATCCGCGCGAAGCTACCGGAAGTCGAATTCTATATTGTCGGAGCACGCCCATCCGATACCGTAGCAGCTCTCTCGGCATTTCCGGGCATCAGGGTAACGGGGTTCGTGTCCGACATCCGGCCCTATCTGGCGCATGCCTCGCTGGTGGTTGCGCCGCTACGCATTGCGCGTGGAATACAGAACAAAGTCCTGGAGGCAATGGCCATGGAGAAAATCGTCATAGCTTCTCCGTCGGCTGCGGAAGGCATTCGCGCGCGAAGGGAGGAGGAACTGGTGGTTGCCCTTGATGAACAGGACTTCGCCCATCGGGTTATCTCCTTTCTCCAGAACGGCGAGCATCCTGGAATCTGTCGAGCTGCAAGAGTGCGCGTGCTGGAAGATTACAGCTGGAAAAATGGTTTGGGACGTATCGACAGACTCCTGTCACAACCCCAGGCAGTTTAG
- a CDS encoding FemAB family XrtA/PEP-CTERM system-associated protein — protein MSPLAYSVANVNLESSHPTGALSVNLLSGRDVRRWDDFVSCCREATFFHRAGWQTVIERAFGHKTWFLYAECEGEIQGVLPLAEINSRLFGHSLSSLPFCVYGGIAADSQTVRDALDRSAQKLAQELQVDYLEYRNLKPHHADWHGKDLYVTFRKEIASEIEQNMSAIPRKQRAMVRKGIKAGLESVVDQDIERFFSAYSASVHRLGTPVFSRKYFRLLKEVFAEDCELMIIVKDNRTISAVMSFYFRDEVLPYYGGGTGEAREVAGNDFMYWELMRRACEKGCKVFDFGRSKRGSGSFDFKKNWGFEPQPLHYEYQLHQAKEVPDHNPLNPRYQIFIKAWQKLPLGLANLVGPHIVRNLG, from the coding sequence ATGAGTCCACTGGCGTATTCGGTTGCAAATGTGAATTTGGAGTCTTCGCATCCAACTGGCGCGTTGTCGGTAAACCTGCTTTCCGGGAGGGATGTTAGGCGATGGGATGATTTCGTATCGTGCTGCCGGGAAGCGACCTTCTTTCATCGGGCAGGTTGGCAAACCGTCATTGAACGTGCCTTTGGTCATAAAACCTGGTTCCTTTACGCGGAATGCGAAGGGGAAATTCAGGGGGTGCTTCCCCTGGCGGAGATCAATAGCCGTTTGTTTGGTCATTCACTGAGTTCCCTGCCTTTCTGCGTGTATGGAGGAATTGCTGCGGATTCGCAAACTGTCCGGGATGCACTGGACAGATCCGCCCAAAAGCTGGCCCAAGAGTTGCAAGTAGACTATCTCGAATACAGGAATCTGAAACCCCATCACGCCGACTGGCACGGAAAGGACCTTTATGTCACCTTTCGCAAGGAGATAGCGTCCGAGATCGAACAAAACATGAGCGCCATTCCACGCAAGCAACGGGCAATGGTGCGAAAAGGTATCAAGGCAGGACTGGAAAGTGTCGTTGATCAGGATATAGAACGTTTTTTTTCAGCTTATTCTGCCAGCGTGCATCGCCTTGGCACCCCGGTTTTTTCGAGGAAGTATTTCCGCCTGCTCAAAGAAGTGTTTGCGGAAGATTGCGAGCTGATGATAATCGTGAAGGATAACCGCACCATCTCCGCCGTGATGAGCTTTTATTTTCGGGACGAAGTCTTGCCCTACTATGGAGGTGGGACCGGGGAAGCGCGCGAGGTAGCGGGAAATGATTTCATGTATTGGGAACTGATGCGGCGGGCATGCGAAAAGGGGTGCAAGGTTTTTGATTTCGGACGCAGCAAACGCGGGTCGGGTTCTTTCGATTTCAAGAAGAACTGGGGATTTGAACCGCAGCCTTTGCACTATGAGTACCAACTCCATCAGGCAAAGGAAGTGCCGGACCATAATCCCCTCAATCCCAGGTATCAGATCTTCATCAAGGCTTGGCAAAAGCTGCCGCTGGGTCTGGCAAACCTCGTCGGTCCGCACATCGTAAGAAATCTGGGCTAG
- a CDS encoding XrtA system polysaccharide deacetylase, with translation MSPDPIRNAMTIDVEDYFQVSAFAAHIPRDSWNSISCRVENNIDRILSLLDEREVKATFFTLGWIAERYPAMVRRLVAEGHELASHGWGHHRVWELDADEFREDIVRSKALLEDISGQPVLGYRAPSFSIGHQNEWALDLLGDAGYRYSSSIYPIRHDHYGVPDAPRFAYYPRNNTLLEVPITTVRLFQRNFPAGGGGYFRLWPYPVSRWFLQRLNHFEERPAIFYFHPWEIDHQQPRQKGISMKTRFRHYHNLHRMENRLRALVRDFRWDRMDRIFLEGA, from the coding sequence ATGAGTCCTGACCCTATTCGAAATGCAATGACGATCGACGTCGAGGATTATTTCCAGGTTTCCGCCTTTGCGGCTCATATTCCGAGAGACTCATGGAACTCCATCTCCTGCCGTGTAGAAAATAATATCGATCGGATTCTTTCATTGCTGGACGAGAGGGAGGTAAAAGCAACCTTCTTTACTTTGGGGTGGATTGCAGAGCGTTATCCCGCAATGGTGAGGCGGCTGGTTGCAGAGGGCCATGAGCTGGCAAGTCACGGGTGGGGCCATCATCGGGTTTGGGAACTGGATGCTGACGAATTCAGGGAGGACATTGTTCGCAGCAAGGCGCTCCTAGAAGATATTTCCGGGCAACCCGTACTCGGGTATCGGGCGCCGAGTTTCTCCATAGGACACCAGAATGAATGGGCGCTGGATCTGCTCGGGGATGCGGGCTACCGTTATAGTTCCAGTATCTACCCAATCCGGCATGATCACTATGGAGTTCCCGATGCTCCGCGGTTCGCTTATTACCCCCGCAACAACACCCTGCTGGAAGTCCCGATTACAACGGTACGACTGTTCCAGAGAAATTTCCCTGCAGGTGGTGGGGGTTATTTCCGGTTATGGCCCTATCCTGTCTCCCGCTGGTTTCTGCAGAGGCTGAATCATTTCGAGGAGCGTCCTGCAATCTTCTATTTCCACCCATGGGAAATAGATCACCAGCAACCGCGCCAGAAGGGGATCAGCATGAAAACACGTTTTCGCCATTATCACAACCTCCATCGAATGGAAAACCGACTCCGGGCGTTGGTTCGCGACTTCAGGTGGGATCGGATGGATAGAATTTTTCTGGAAGGTGCATGA
- a CDS encoding XrtA/PEP-CTERM system-associated ATPase, whose amino-acid sequence MYTSFYGFKAKPFQLSPDPSFFFGSKGHNRAMAYLEYGLAQAEGFIVVTGEVGAGKTTLVRNLFRQLEPEKIVAAQIVNTSLDSDDTLRMVAAAFGLPLAQGNPGKTPVLVALEKFFRQCEQQGKRALLVVDEAQNLSPQTVEELRMLSNFQGDNKSLLQTFLLGQPEFRKTLLGNDMQQLRQRITATYHLGPMDRAETKSYIEHRLKTVGWGGNPGFDEEAFDAIHQYTGGIPRRINALCDRLLLMGYLEKLQHFGVSEVNEVIRDIQQEFDAVEVEAGLLSGDKTSPLKEEQFAIGLEEMSNRIAKLEETVVSLMGLLKQILSLADVNKRLR is encoded by the coding sequence GTGTATACATCATTTTATGGGTTCAAGGCCAAGCCATTTCAACTGAGCCCGGATCCCAGTTTCTTTTTCGGCAGCAAAGGACATAACCGTGCAATGGCCTACCTTGAATATGGGCTGGCGCAAGCGGAGGGATTCATTGTCGTTACGGGAGAAGTGGGCGCGGGGAAAACCACGTTGGTCCGTAATCTGTTTCGACAACTGGAGCCGGAAAAGATCGTTGCTGCTCAAATCGTCAATACCAGTCTGGATTCTGATGACACATTGAGGATGGTCGCGGCGGCGTTTGGGTTACCCCTGGCACAGGGGAATCCGGGGAAGACACCTGTGCTCGTCGCACTCGAAAAATTCTTCCGACAATGCGAGCAACAGGGTAAGCGCGCGCTTTTAGTGGTGGACGAGGCGCAAAATCTCTCCCCCCAAACTGTGGAAGAACTGAGGATGCTTTCCAATTTTCAGGGAGATAACAAGTCTTTGCTGCAAACATTTCTTCTCGGGCAGCCGGAGTTCAGGAAAACCCTCCTTGGTAATGATATGCAGCAGTTGCGGCAAAGAATCACTGCAACCTATCACCTCGGTCCCATGGATCGGGCGGAAACGAAATCCTATATTGAGCACAGATTAAAGACTGTGGGCTGGGGGGGGAATCCCGGATTTGATGAGGAGGCTTTTGACGCCATACATCAGTATACAGGAGGTATTCCGAGAAGGATCAATGCGTTGTGCGATCGCCTCCTGCTGATGGGCTATCTCGAAAAGCTGCAGCATTTCGGAGTATCTGAAGTGAACGAGGTCATCCGGGATATCCAGCAGGAGTTTGACGCGGTTGAAGTCGAGGCTGGACTATTGTCGGGAGATAAAACTTCCCCCTTGAAGGAAGAGCAGTTCGCTATCGGCCTGGAGGAGATGAGCAACCGGATTGCGAAGCTGGAGGAAACCGTTGTTTCCCTGATGGGTCTGCTCAAGCAGATACTCTCTCTGGCTGACGTGAACAAGCGGCTCCGCTAG
- a CDS encoding TIGR03016 family PEP-CTERM system-associated outer membrane protein, with the protein MRAPENKCRHDILSSPACAVAGIILLLLSYSPCSRAEEWKILPRLSLIETYSDNLRLSSGGSGRGDFVTQINPGILLNGTGRRFNLTADYTMNNLIYAQNSDLTRIRQQLSAKGTAELMEDFFFVDGTAIIAQQNISLLGPQALNNVNVTGNRADVRTFNVSPYIRHRFKDFASAELRYGHNIVTSNANLLQNSQADNFSALVNSGTDFGKLHWGLSYSHSRIHFDRTDRTVELERSVGNLRYMFTPRFGLTGMGGYERNSFLSIRGNPSSPTWTAGFVWTPNERTNIVANAGQRFYGATYFAQAIHRTRLTIWNFNYIEEITTFNQQSQLGSAGSAFGVANSLNQLLGAQFPNFSPEIIQQNVGLLLGPNFSGSFLVPSNFFTNRLFLQKRLEASVALNGVRNTLVLRGFNMSRKAYSPEDVDLDLLGAANAALLNHTIQTGGNALWSYRVSQFTTANLTFGYTRFTFPNSERKDDVRLISTSLTRQFPQILPNLSATIQYRRNERDSNQGGDYRENAAIAFVNMTF; encoded by the coding sequence ATGAGAGCGCCTGAGAACAAGTGTCGGCATGACATCTTGTCTTCTCCAGCTTGCGCTGTAGCCGGAATCATTCTATTGCTTTTGTCTTATTCTCCTTGCTCCAGAGCGGAGGAGTGGAAAATTCTTCCGCGGCTGAGTTTGATAGAGACGTATTCCGACAATTTGAGGCTAAGTTCGGGAGGATCTGGGAGGGGAGATTTCGTTACTCAAATCAATCCGGGTATTTTGCTGAACGGCACTGGCCGGCGCTTCAACCTAACCGCCGACTATACGATGAATAACCTCATCTATGCGCAGAACTCCGACCTGACGAGAATAAGACAGCAACTAAGCGCGAAGGGAACTGCCGAGCTGATGGAAGATTTTTTTTTCGTGGATGGAACCGCCATCATTGCTCAGCAGAACATCTCGTTGCTTGGACCCCAAGCGCTAAATAATGTGAATGTCACAGGCAACAGGGCCGATGTTAGGACATTTAATGTCAGTCCCTATATCCGCCACCGTTTCAAGGATTTTGCTTCAGCCGAATTACGCTATGGCCATAACATAGTAACCTCAAACGCAAACTTGCTTCAGAATAGCCAGGCCGACAACTTTTCTGCGCTTGTGAATAGCGGCACCGATTTCGGGAAGCTGCATTGGGGTTTGAGCTACAGTCACAGTAGGATTCATTTCGACAGGACGGATCGAACCGTCGAATTGGAGCGCTCCGTTGGCAATTTGCGCTACATGTTTACACCCCGGTTCGGTTTGACCGGAATGGGAGGTTATGAGAGGAACAGCTTTCTGTCGATCAGGGGAAACCCTTCGAGTCCGACATGGACAGCAGGTTTCGTATGGACGCCGAACGAAAGGACAAACATCGTAGCGAATGCCGGGCAAAGGTTTTATGGCGCTACTTATTTTGCGCAAGCCATACATCGTACCCGCTTGACTATTTGGAATTTTAACTACATCGAGGAAATTACGACGTTCAATCAGCAGTCGCAGCTCGGCAGCGCAGGCAGTGCATTTGGCGTCGCGAATTCCCTGAATCAGTTGCTTGGGGCACAGTTTCCCAATTTCTCTCCCGAGATCATTCAACAAAATGTCGGCCTCTTGCTAGGTCCCAATTTCTCCGGTTCTTTTCTTGTTCCCAGTAATTTTTTTACAAACCGGCTCTTTCTACAGAAGCGACTGGAGGCTTCTGTTGCCCTCAATGGTGTCAGGAATACTCTGGTATTGAGAGGATTCAATATGTCACGCAAAGCCTACTCACCTGAAGATGTGGATCTCGACCTCCTCGGCGCGGCAAATGCGGCGCTTCTCAACCATACAATACAAACGGGCGGCAATGCGCTGTGGAGTTACCGGGTTTCGCAGTTCACAACGGCCAATCTCACCTTTGGGTACACGCGCTTCACTTTTCCCAATTCGGAAAGGAAAGATGATGTCAGGCTTATCAGTACCAGTCTGACCCGGCAATTCCCGCAGATATTGCCTAACTTGAGCGCCACCATTCAATACCGGCGCAATGAGAGAGATTCCAATCAAGGGGGAGATTACCGTGAGAACGCCGCAATAGCCTTTGTGAACATGACTTTTTAG
- a CDS encoding XrtA-associated tyrosine autokinase produces the protein MSIIEKAVGKLEKGVLSSAQVPPSVSVNPDQKLDSDIPEAKGGEKKVPPNTALTSNRVNLDLVKMRQYGIVTPDQGRTQIAEQFRVIKRPLLTNAFNKGPGMIKNGNLIMVTSALAGEGKSFCTVNLAMSIAMEMDRTVLLVDADVARPSIPKILGVGTERGLLDLLVEEDLRLPDVLIKTDVEKLTLLTAGRRHSHSTELLASRNMGELLKELAERYADRVVIFDSPPLLLTSEARVLASQMGQIVLVVEAETTSQQAVKETLR, from the coding sequence GTGAGCATAATTGAAAAGGCTGTAGGCAAATTGGAAAAAGGGGTACTGTCGAGCGCACAAGTACCTCCATCGGTTTCGGTAAATCCTGATCAGAAGCTCGATAGCGATATACCCGAGGCAAAAGGGGGCGAAAAAAAAGTCCCGCCAAATACGGCTCTCACATCCAATCGGGTGAACCTTGATCTGGTCAAGATGCGCCAGTACGGTATCGTCACCCCCGATCAGGGGAGAACGCAAATAGCGGAGCAGTTTCGCGTGATCAAGCGACCGTTACTGACCAATGCCTTCAATAAAGGCCCGGGCATGATCAAGAACGGCAATCTCATCATGGTTACCAGCGCGCTCGCCGGCGAAGGAAAGAGTTTTTGTACTGTCAACCTTGCAATGAGTATCGCGATGGAGATGGATCGCACGGTTTTACTGGTTGATGCGGATGTTGCGCGGCCCTCGATCCCAAAAATCCTGGGTGTAGGAACAGAAAGGGGTTTGCTGGATCTTCTTGTAGAGGAAGATCTGCGCCTGCCGGATGTACTAATCAAGACTGATGTCGAGAAACTCACGCTCCTTACCGCAGGAAGGCGGCATTCACACTCCACCGAACTTCTTGCTAGCCGGAATATGGGAGAATTGTTGAAGGAACTTGCAGAACGTTATGCTGACCGTGTCGTTATTTTTGATTCTCCCCCCTTGTTGCTGACAAGCGAGGCACGGGTACTGGCAAGCCAGATGGGGCAGATTGTTCTGGTGGTTGAGGCGGAAACGACGTCGCAGCAGGCCGTCAAGGAAACGCTGCGGTAA